The following nucleotide sequence is from Paenibacillus andongensis.
GATTCGTCCAATCCGACGTGACGACCCACTCCGGCCGGAATTCCATTTGCAATTCCTCCATCTTCTGCTGCAAGCCTTTCAACCTGTACTTGATAGGACCCATATACGCTGGACCAGAAATATAGGCTACGTGACGATGTCCCAACTCATGTAGATAGGTAACCAGATCAGCAACCCCAGATGCGTTGTCGATATCAACAGAGAATAAGCCATCCATTTCCCCATGATCACCAATTAATGCAAGCGGATACGGAACATCCAGCATGCGCTCCAATTCAAGTAGATCCCGCTTCTGGAAGCTAAGAAGGATAATACCGTCAACCTGTCCCTCGAAAAGTAGATGGAGAAAGGACGCTTCTTGTTTGGCATTTGAAGTTCCACTATAGAATATACAGTTATAGCCTTTCTTATTGGCTACGGCTTCAATCCCTCTAATAATGCCCGAGTAGAAGATGTTCGAAATGTTATCAACTACAATACCGATCGTATTCGTCCGACTCATGACTAATCTTCGGGCATTTTCATTCCGATGGTAATTTAGGGTGATAATCGCCCTCTCTAAGGCTTCTTCTGTTGCTTTCTTTACCTTTTGACCATTTAAATAACGTGATACTGTACTTTTGGATGTGTTCGCTACTCTAGCGACGTCATGAATCGTTGGATTCATCGGCTGCCCCCCTCTATATTTGAGCAAAAGCGATTTAAATTTTTTGTTTTCGGGAACGTTCCCAATTTTAGGATTAAAAATTATTTTTTTGCTTGCTCGATAGGAATTCTCACTTTTTGAGAACGTTCCCATTTTGTATTCAAAAAAAACGAACCTGCGTATCAAGTTTTCCATGCTTATTTGGGATCGTTCCCACTTTCAATTATGGCGATTTCCACATTTACATGTTATCGCTTACACATGAAATTGTCAACACTTAATTTAACAAATAAACAAACCCTTAATGATGTTCAGATTCATATGTTTCAAGTGTATCCATTGTGGTATCTCCTAGGCCCCCTAAATAAACTGGAGTCCTCCCACCCAATAATTTAAACTAGGGACAAGGAGATGATTCAGTATGGGGAAAAGGCTGAAAGAAGAAGCACGGCTTAAAATTGTTAAGGAAGCGTTGGCTGGTATTAAGGTGGGGGTATTAGCCCGCATGTATGACATCCATCCTGAAACCATCCGTTTGTGGATCAGAGATCACCGTGACTCTATTCCTCCGGAAGAAATCCCAGTGGCTGACGAGCATCTGCAAGAATTGCAGCGTCTACAAGATGTAGAACAACGCTATGAAAAAGCCGTTAAAGTACTTGGCGAGAAAGAGCTAGAGCTTGAGATCCTGCGCGAATTGCTAAAAAAGAAAGACCCCGCTTATCCGAGAAATTCGAAGTAGCAGAACCATTTATTAAGCGGGGTGAACCAGTAGCGTTGGTTCTGCGTATCCTTGGCCTTTCAGAGTCCACCTATTACGATCGTAAGAAGAGAGCTACCACCCCGCTATCTGAATGTTCCAAAGAAAGCCGGAGAGGGCGCCCTGTGCCTGGATACTCACATACGTTTACGGGTGAACAAGTGTGTGACAAACAAATCAATGCGTGGCTGCTTGAGCTCATAGAGGGCGAAGAACATGTCTATGGCTACAAGCTTCTTGCACAATGTATTCGTGACCAACATAACGTGAGACTGGACAAAAAGAAATCGTATCGCTTATGCAAAGAGCTAGGCATTCTTCAAAAGCCACGCCAGCGCATACAGACGCATCCTCGTAGACTGGCAAAGAACCGAGTCGTAACAGGCTCCAACCAATTATGGCAAATGGATATCAAATACGGATACGTCATTGGACAGGAGCGCTTCTTTTATATGCTCAGCATCATTGATGTGTTTGACCGTGTCGTCGTTAAACAGTAC
It contains:
- a CDS encoding LacI family DNA-binding transcriptional regulator gives rise to the protein MNPTIHDVARVANTSKSTVSRYLNGQKVKKATEEALERAIITLNYHRNENARRLVMSRTNTIGIVVDNISNIFYSGIIRGIEAVANKKGYNCIFYSGTSNAKQEASFLHLLFEGQVDGIILLSFQKRDLLELERMLDVPYPLALIGDHGEMDGLFSVDIDNASGVADLVTYLHELGHRHVAYISGPAYMGPIKYRLKGLQQKMEELQMEFRPEWVVTSDWTNQGGYEAMKELLKEEGYTAVIASSDETAIGALRALQEQGIQVPNQMSIVGFDDITLSSWVSPPLTTVRQPLQQVGMKAAEGLFAQIEGEAVERTSHLFKPTLVTRQSCTKL
- a CDS encoding helix-turn-helix domain-containing protein, encoding MGKRLKEEARLKIVKEALAGIKVGVLARMYDIHPETIRLWIRDHRDSIPPEEIPVADEHLQELQRLQDVEQRYEKAVKVLGEKELELEILRELLKKKDPAYPRNSK
- a CDS encoding IS3 family transposase, translated to MKRGEPVALVLRILGLSESTYYDRKKRATTPLSECSKESRRGRPVPGYSHTFTGEQVCDKQINAWLLELIEGEEHVYGYKLLAQCIRDQHNVRLDKKKSYRLCKELGILQKPRQRIQTHPRRLAKNRVVTGSNQLWQMDIKYGYVIGQERFFYMLSIIDVFDRVVVKQYRGPVCEAKHAVQTLCYAMQSRLNPGEEMPVIRTDNGPQFVSKLFGDMCECLDVVHERIPPRTPNMNAYIESFHSLLERHLFGIRDFMTFEEAYDALDRYMDFYNNRRMHGSLNRKPPKMFSAWVKTLDDTSAFHKAM